The genomic stretch ATGCCAAGGGCAACGAGAGCCGTTTTGAATATGACGCGAACGGCAATATGATCCGGGCCATCAATGCCCTCGGTCAGGTGACGAGCTACAAGTACGACGGCGAAGGTCGTCTTGTCCGGCTGACCGATGCCAAAGGAAACAGCTCGTCTCTGAGCTATGATGCCAAGGGCCGCATGGTCGCATTGACTGATCCGCTGGGCAACACTCGGACGCTGACCTATGACAAGACCCGTAACCTGACTTCGGTGCAGGATGCCTACGGCAAGGTGATACAGTCCCTGAGCTACGATAACCGAGATAATCCGGTCGGAATGACCGATGCCTTGGGCAACAGCTCCGGCCTGCAATATGACGAATTGAGCCGATTGAAGCAGAGCACTGATCCGCTGGGTCGGGTCGTGCAGATGAATTACGATGCCCTTGATCGCCTGTCGTCAACCGTTGATCCGCTGGGCGGAACAGCAGCGCAGTCCTTTAATGAAGAGGGTCAGCTCATTGATATTAGTGATCCCAAGGGCAACCGGACGAGCTTCAGCTATGATGCTAATAGCCGCCGGATCAGCGAAACCTCGGCAGCGGGCAGCACAGTCAAGTATACCTATACGGCCCGCGATCTGCTCGCCAAGCTGACCAACGCCAGGGGGCAGGAGCGGCAGTTCAGCTACGATGCCCTGGGTCGGATGACCGCAATGAGCGACCCGGACGGCACCACCAGCTTTACCTATGATGCCAATTCCAATGTGCTCACTATCAGCGATGCTAACGGCACCAGCAGCCGTGAATACGATGCCCTGGACAGGGTGAGCAAGTACACGGACAGCCGGGGCAATGTCATCCGCTATGCCTACGATGCTGTGGGCAACCTGAGCAGCCTGACCTACCCGGACGGCAAAGCGGTGCAGTACAGCTACGATGCGGCTGATCGGCTGGTGAGCGTGACGGACTGGAATAACCGCACGACAAGCTATGCCTATGATAAGGAAGGACGACTGACCCTGACCACCCGACCCAACGGCAGCACGGTCGCCCGCGTGTACAACGATGCCGGGCAATTGGTACGACAGACCGATGCCAAGGCGGGCGGTGAAGTCATTGTTCAGTATGAATACAGCTATGACAAGGTGGGCAATATTGTCGAGGAAAAACCCACACCCACGCCTGAACCGGTGGCAATCAGCCCGGCAAAGATGACTTACGGCCCGGCCAATCAGCTGGCGAGCTATAACGGCCTGCCGGTCCAGCACGATGCGGACGGCAATATGGTGCAGGGGCCATTGAGCGGAAAATCTGCCTCCTTTGTTTTTGATTCCCGCAACCGCCTGCGCCAGGTCGGTAGCACGGTCTATACCTACGATGCGGAGAACCAGCGCATTGCCGTGACAGAGGGCGGAGCCGCAACCCGGTATGTGATCAATCCCAATGCCTTGCTGAGTCAGGTGCTGGTCCGGGAGGATCAGGCTGGTGAAAAGACTTTTTATGTGTATGGGATCGGCCTGATTGGGCAGGAGAAGAACGGCGCTTATCGGAGTTTTCATTATGATTTCCGGGGGAGCACTGTGGCTATGACGGATGAGGCTGGCAAGATCACGCATCAGTATGCCTATACTGCCTACGGGAAGGTGGATGTGGTGCTGGAGGAGGATTTTAATCCGTTTCGGTATGTTGGGCAGTATGGGGTGATGTATGAGGGGAACGGGTTGTATTATATGCGGGCGAGGTATTACCAGCCTGAGCTGCTGCGGTTTCTTGGGGAAGATCCGATTTGGAATAAGAATTTGTTTGCTTATGTGGAGGGTAATCCTTTGGTGGGGATTGATCCGCTCGGAACTGTTACATATCAATCCAACAGTTATTCTGGTTCTGGAGTGTATTACTCAGGTCCAGGAACATATATTGGGAACTCTAATATTTCAATTAATTTGAGAAATGAAGAAACGATTTGGAACCCATCAATAACAGATGTTACTGGTGGAGCTGGAACATACTTGGAAAATATTGATCACCGTAGGGTTAAAGGATTTTTTAGAAAAAGTGTTTTTGGACATCAAATCTCTACATGGGGAAAAAACTACCTTGGTCCTGTCAGTGATGTATATGATATTTCTGAAGCTGCTAAGGAGGGCCCAATGGCAATAGCTGAAACGGTTATTTTTAACTTAGCAGGTGGTGCGGCGGCTCTATATTGTTCACCAGGTGGCCCATCTGCTGCTGTTGGATGTGAAGCTGCAGTTTCAGGATTTCTCGAAAAAACAAGTACAGATATTGATAAGCTGGCAGAATTGACAAAAGAACGGCAACGATATGAGTTGGCTCTTGAAAAAAGTATAAGTAGGGCCAACGCTCGTGAACTGACCAAGTCAGATATTGCGATTAATATTATGATACAGCAGCGTATTGCTATCGGATGGAATGAGGAACAAATTTCAAATTTTGGTTCGTTTTGTCAATGACAAATATGCAGCCCGGTAGGTTGGGGTGAGCGAAACGAACCCCAACAAAAATAACGAACGGGATTTTATCGAGAATATTGAAATGTCCCCCCGATTAACGGTGTCGGAATTTTGACGTGATGGGTTGTTGCCGGTGATGTTGGGGTTCGCAAAGCTCACCCCAACCTACGGATTACGGATGATTGGGGGATGCGGGGAATTGAATGCAATATCGACGGGTGTATGTGCCGGGCGGGACATATTTCTTCACGGTCAATCTGGCGGAACGGAGCCGGACCCTGCTCGTTAATCACATTGACGATTTACGGAATGCTGTGCAAGAGGTGCTGACATCACATCCCTTCTGCATTGATGCGATGGTGGTGCTGCCCGATCATCTGCATGCAATCTGGACGTTGCCGGAGGGCGATGCAAATTATCCCATGCGTTGGTCCCTGATTAAGGCCGGATTTTCACGCTGCATCCCTGCCAATGAACAACGGAGCAAAAGTCGAATAGCCAAGGGCGAACGGGGCATCTGGCAACGGAGGTATTGGGAGCACCTGATCCGGGACGAGCAAGATTACACAAACCATGCAAACTACACCCATTACAACCCGGTCAAACACGGTCACGTTGCCCGCGTTGCGGATTGGCCGTATTCAACATTCCACCGGGCCGTCAAAAAGGGTCAATATCCACCTGATTGGTCCGAAGAACCGATATTTCGTAGGTTGGGGTGAGAGGAACGAACCCCAACAAAAATAATGAACAGCCGTTGATGTTGGGGTTCGCAAAGCTCACCCCAACCTACATAAAAACAAACAGGTCTGCTTCAATGAAAAATAAAGGCTGTATTATATTAACCCTGCTCACCGCAACCCTCACCCCACCCCTCTGCGCCGCAAGCACCTTCAGCTATAACGACCTCAATCAGCTGACCGCAAGCGCAAGCGGCGACAACACCTCCATCCGCTACGACTACGATGCCAACGGCAACATAACCGCCGTCCGCACCGTCACTCCGACGGACACCGACGGCGACGGTCTGCCCGATGCCTGGGAACAGCAGTATTTCGGCGACCTTTCCCACGAACCCTTTGAAGATGCGGACAACGACGGCTACAGCAACCTTGAGGAATATCGTGCCGGTTCCGACCCGACAGATGCTTCGTCCATACCCATCCAATGCGCCACCACAGTCCCGGATGACTTCACCAGCATCCAGGCCGCAGCCAACTACATCGCCATCACCAATTTCGGCGGCAATGTCTGCGTTCAGCCCGGAACATACACGGAACCCAAACTCAAGCTGAAAGACGGCGTGTACCTGGTTGCCCTGTCCGATGACCCGGCAGCAACCAT from Candidatus Electrothrix communis encodes the following:
- a CDS encoding transposase, translating into MQYRRVYVPGGTYFFTVNLAERSRTLLVNHIDDLRNAVQEVLTSHPFCIDAMVVLPDHLHAIWTLPEGDANYPMRWSLIKAGFSRCIPANEQRSKSRIAKGERGIWQRRYWEHLIRDEQDYTNHANYTHYNPVKHGHVARVADWPYSTFHRAVKKGQYPPDWSEEPIFRRLG